A genome region from Alicyclobacillus acidocaldarius subsp. acidocaldarius DSM 446 includes the following:
- the ftsY gene encoding signal recognition particle-docking protein FtsY, with product MGLFDRFRKGLEKSRAAMADRLLSVFRGRRLDDSVFEEMEETLILSDVGVDTAVELVEAIRREARRRRIERAEDLPDVMVDVMVEFLGPPAEMAENPDGPTVVLVVGVNGAGKTTTIGKLAHAYKSQGKRVILAAADTFRAAAIEQLMVWGERVGVDVVRHAQGSDPAAVVYDAIQAAKARRCDLVICDTAGRLQNKAHLMNELAKIRKVAERELPGAPHEVLLVIDGTTGQNGLVQARVFKEVVRVTGIVVTKLDGTAKGGIVFPIVREEGIPVKWIGLGEGMDDLQPFDPRMFAEAICRPETRV from the coding sequence TTGGGGCTATTCGATCGATTCCGAAAGGGACTTGAGAAATCGCGCGCGGCGATGGCCGACAGGCTGTTGTCGGTGTTCCGCGGCCGGCGGTTGGACGACTCCGTGTTTGAGGAGATGGAGGAGACGCTCATCCTGTCCGACGTCGGCGTGGATACCGCCGTGGAATTGGTGGAGGCCATCCGGCGCGAGGCGCGCAGGCGGCGCATCGAGCGCGCGGAAGATCTGCCCGACGTCATGGTCGACGTCATGGTGGAGTTTTTGGGTCCGCCCGCTGAGATGGCGGAGAACCCGGACGGTCCGACGGTCGTGCTCGTGGTCGGGGTCAACGGCGCCGGGAAGACGACCACGATTGGCAAGCTCGCGCATGCGTACAAGAGCCAGGGCAAGCGCGTCATCCTCGCGGCCGCCGACACGTTCCGGGCTGCGGCCATCGAGCAGCTGATGGTGTGGGGCGAGCGGGTCGGCGTCGACGTCGTGCGCCATGCGCAGGGCTCGGATCCCGCCGCCGTGGTGTACGACGCCATTCAGGCGGCGAAGGCTCGGCGGTGCGATCTCGTCATCTGCGATACGGCGGGGCGACTGCAGAACAAGGCGCATCTGATGAATGAGCTCGCCAAAATCCGGAAGGTCGCCGAGCGGGAACTCCCCGGCGCGCCGCACGAGGTGCTTCTCGTCATCGACGGTACCACGGGGCAGAACGGCCTCGTGCAGGCGCGCGTGTTCAAGGAAGTCGTTCGCGTGACCGGCATCGTGGTGACCAAGCTCGACGGCACGGCCAAGGGCGGGATCGTGTTCCCCATCGTCCGCGAGGAAGGGATCCCGGTCAAGTGGATCGGGCTTGGGGAAGGCATGGACGATCTTCAGCCTTTCGACCCGCGGATGTTCGCGGAGGCGATCTGCCGCCCTGAGACACGGGTGTAA
- the ylxM gene encoding YlxM family DNA-binding protein, translating into MRDVTRVGDLYAFYEPLLTERQRQIVELYHFEDMSLGEIAEILSISRQAVHDQLRRVEDQLESYEAALHLRELARAERKAWEQMVSAWREAAAYVPEEVRRRMDDAMRAMGATVSILLGGDADVRKPVE; encoded by the coding sequence ATGAGAGACGTCACGCGCGTGGGCGATCTGTACGCCTTTTACGAGCCGCTTCTCACGGAGCGTCAGCGGCAGATTGTGGAACTGTACCACTTTGAGGATATGTCTCTCGGCGAGATCGCCGAGATCTTGTCCATCAGCCGGCAGGCGGTTCACGATCAGCTTCGCCGTGTCGAAGATCAACTCGAGTCGTACGAAGCAGCGCTTCACCTCCGGGAACTCGCGCGGGCGGAGCGGAAGGCGTGGGAGCAGATGGTGTCCGCGTGGCGCGAGGCGGCCGCGTACGTGCCCGAAGAGGTGAGGCGGCGCATGGACGACGCCATGCGCGCCATGGGGGCCACGGTTTCGATTCTGTTGGGAGGTGATGCGGATGTTCGAAAGCCTGTCGAATAA
- a CDS encoding YlqD family protein yields the protein MKIRQPVAVKFILTETAKQQIIAEQRRQIDQIQNELEQLEQQGKIAIEQAMAQGGEIAQQVRQQLENERRVREQRREELFRQMQQIQQLELGTEIQNMTVETVVDVKPGDDWTKVLLGAEIIVKDGIVVELRQNGQRIEG from the coding sequence ATGAAAATTCGACAACCGGTAGCCGTCAAGTTCATCTTGACCGAAACAGCGAAGCAGCAGATCATTGCCGAACAGCGTCGGCAAATTGACCAAATTCAGAACGAACTTGAGCAGTTAGAGCAGCAGGGGAAGATCGCGATCGAGCAGGCGATGGCGCAAGGGGGCGAGATCGCCCAGCAGGTTCGCCAGCAGCTGGAAAATGAGCGCAGGGTGCGCGAGCAGCGGCGAGAAGAGTTGTTCCGGCAGATGCAGCAGATCCAGCAGCTGGAGCTCGGCACGGAGATTCAAAATATGACCGTCGAAACGGTGGTGGATGTCAAGCCGGGCGACGATTGGACCAAGGTGTTGCTCGGGGCGGAGATTATCGTGAAAGACGGGATCGTCGTCGAACTCCGCCAGAATGGGCAGCGGATCGAAGGGTGA
- a CDS encoding KH domain-containing protein, translating into MEFLFRSLVTRPDDVRVEARQEGDVTTYRVTVHPDDVGRVIGRQGRIANAVRSVVGAAAHRQGRRVHVLIGSQESSFNEDAGRSQ; encoded by the coding sequence GTGGAGTTCTTGTTCCGGTCATTAGTCACGCGGCCCGACGATGTGCGTGTGGAAGCTCGCCAAGAAGGAGACGTGACCACGTATCGGGTCACGGTGCACCCGGACGACGTGGGCCGCGTGATCGGGCGACAGGGTCGCATCGCCAATGCGGTGCGGAGCGTGGTGGGCGCGGCGGCACATCGCCAAGGCCGGCGCGTTCACGTCCTCATCGGATCGCAAGAAAGCAGTTTCAACGAGGATGCGGGGAGATCGCAATGA
- the ffh gene encoding signal recognition particle protein — MFESLSNNLQAVFQRLRGRGRLTEADVDEAMREIRRALLAADVNVKVVRDFVDRVRARAVGQDVLKSLTPGQQVVKIVYEELTELMGGSQARIRMAPKPPTVVMLVGLQGAGKTTTAAKLALAFHQQNHRPLLVAADVYRPAAVDQLKVLGAQIDVPVFSLDGAGAVEIAEAGLRDAERRGADVVIVDTAGRLHIDDALMAELESMKKILEPHEILLVVDAMTGQDAVHVAEAFHQRLEVTGVILTKLDGDARGGAALTVRAATGCPIKFVGMGEKIEPLEPFHPERMASRILGMGDVLSLIERAQERIDLEKAKEMEARMRSANFTLDDFQEMFRQVRNLGPLDQILKMLPGMNRVKGLENLDLNDRRFRRLEAIISSMTPEERRDPSILNASRRRRIANGSGTTVRDVNQLINQFEQVREMMKHLTGGGKRVGRRQAMNALRAMGGVPGLTGAGLPPFGGAEAGPPRERVHRKKKKK; from the coding sequence ATGTTCGAAAGCCTGTCGAATAACCTGCAGGCGGTCTTCCAGCGTCTGCGCGGAAGAGGCCGCCTGACTGAGGCGGACGTCGACGAGGCGATGCGCGAAATTCGCCGCGCGCTCCTCGCTGCGGACGTCAACGTCAAGGTCGTGCGAGATTTCGTCGATCGCGTGCGCGCTCGCGCGGTTGGGCAGGACGTGTTGAAGAGCCTGACGCCCGGCCAGCAGGTCGTGAAGATCGTCTATGAGGAACTGACGGAACTCATGGGCGGATCGCAGGCTCGCATCCGCATGGCGCCGAAGCCTCCCACCGTCGTCATGCTCGTCGGCCTCCAGGGCGCCGGGAAGACGACCACGGCGGCGAAACTCGCGCTCGCCTTCCACCAACAGAACCACCGGCCGCTGCTCGTGGCCGCCGACGTCTATCGCCCTGCGGCGGTCGACCAGTTGAAAGTGCTGGGCGCACAGATCGATGTGCCCGTCTTCTCCTTGGATGGGGCGGGTGCGGTCGAGATCGCGGAGGCGGGCCTTCGTGACGCAGAGCGGCGCGGTGCGGACGTGGTCATCGTGGACACCGCGGGGCGCCTGCACATCGACGACGCGCTCATGGCCGAACTGGAGTCGATGAAGAAGATCCTCGAACCTCACGAGATCCTCCTGGTCGTCGACGCCATGACGGGTCAGGACGCGGTGCACGTGGCGGAGGCGTTCCATCAGCGGCTGGAGGTCACCGGCGTCATCCTCACGAAGCTCGATGGCGACGCGCGCGGTGGCGCCGCGTTGACCGTTCGCGCGGCCACAGGCTGTCCCATCAAGTTCGTCGGCATGGGCGAGAAGATCGAGCCGCTGGAGCCGTTCCACCCGGAGCGCATGGCATCACGCATTTTGGGCATGGGCGACGTCCTGAGCCTGATCGAGCGGGCGCAGGAGCGGATCGACCTGGAAAAGGCGAAAGAGATGGAGGCGCGGATGCGATCCGCGAACTTCACGCTCGACGACTTTCAGGAGATGTTCCGCCAGGTTCGCAATCTCGGGCCGCTCGACCAGATCCTCAAGATGCTGCCAGGGATGAATCGGGTCAAGGGGCTGGAAAATCTCGATCTGAACGATCGGCGCTTTCGCCGGTTGGAGGCCATCATCTCGTCCATGACGCCCGAGGAGCGCCGGGATCCCAGTATTTTGAACGCGAGCCGCCGGCGCAGGATCGCAAACGGCAGCGGTACGACGGTGCGCGACGTGAACCAGTTGATCAACCAGTTCGAACAGGTTCGCGAGATGATGAAGCACCTGACAGGCGGCGGCAAGCGCGTGGGTCGCCGCCAGGCGATGAATGCGCTTCGGGCGATGGGAGGCGTCCCCGGACTCACCGGGGCCGGCTTACCTCCATTCGGGGGTGCCGAGGCCGGACCGCCGCGTGAACGCGTGCATCGTAAAAAAAAGAAGAAGTGA
- the trmD gene encoding tRNA (guanosine(37)-N1)-methyltransferase TrmD: MTLFPGMFTGVLSESMLKRAQEAGALRVELVDFREYATDRHRTVDDAPYGGGAGMLLKPDPIFAAMDDLRARVGQGSPPEERVILLSPSGRRFTQAVAEEYAKSQRLILLCGHYEGFDDRVRQGLATEELSLGDFVLTGGEIAAMAVIDAVARLLPGVLGNVASAEDESHTSGLLEYPQFTRPAEFRGMRVPATLLSGHHQNIEIWRRKHALYRTWKYRPDLLRNARLSERDREWLQGFAAGDFSGIDVW; this comes from the coding sequence ATGACCCTCTTTCCCGGCATGTTCACGGGCGTGCTCAGCGAGAGCATGTTGAAACGCGCCCAAGAGGCGGGTGCGCTGCGCGTGGAACTCGTCGATTTTCGCGAGTACGCGACGGATCGCCATCGGACAGTGGACGATGCGCCGTACGGCGGGGGAGCCGGCATGTTGCTCAAGCCGGATCCCATCTTTGCGGCGATGGACGATCTGCGGGCGCGTGTGGGTCAAGGGAGCCCGCCGGAGGAGCGGGTCATCTTGCTCAGTCCGTCTGGGCGGCGTTTCACGCAGGCGGTCGCGGAGGAATACGCCAAGAGCCAGCGACTCATCTTGCTGTGTGGCCACTATGAGGGATTCGACGATCGCGTCCGCCAGGGCCTTGCCACCGAGGAATTGTCGTTGGGAGACTTTGTGCTGACGGGCGGCGAGATCGCCGCCATGGCGGTCATCGACGCCGTCGCGCGGCTGCTTCCGGGCGTTCTCGGGAACGTGGCTTCGGCGGAGGACGAGTCGCACACGTCGGGCTTGCTCGAGTATCCACAGTTCACGCGGCCTGCTGAATTTCGGGGCATGCGTGTTCCGGCGACTCTCTTGTCCGGGCACCATCAGAATATTGAGATCTGGCGCCGGAAGCACGCGTTGTATCGCACGTGGAAATATCGGCCGGATCTTCTCCGAAATGCTCGGTTGTCCGAGCGAGATCGCGAATGGCTGCAAGGCTTTGCGGCCGGGGATTTTTCGGGGATCGATGTGTGGTGA
- the rpsP gene encoding 30S ribosomal protein S16, whose product MALRIRLKRMGAKKRPFYRVVVAEARSPRDGRFVEEIGTYNPLTDPAEIRIDEERALHWLRTGAQPSDRVRYLFHLQGILKKFHEEKFQKK is encoded by the coding sequence ATGGCGTTGAGGATTCGCTTGAAGAGGATGGGAGCCAAGAAGCGCCCCTTTTATCGCGTGGTGGTGGCTGAGGCGCGTTCGCCGCGCGACGGCCGGTTTGTGGAAGAGATCGGCACGTACAACCCATTGACGGATCCGGCTGAGATTCGGATCGACGAGGAGCGCGCGCTTCATTGGCTCCGCACGGGGGCGCAGCCGTCCGACCGCGTCCGCTATCTGTTCCACCTGCAGGGCATCCTGAAGAAGTTTCACGAGGAGAAATTTCAGAAGAAGTAA
- the rimM gene encoding ribosome maturation factor RimM (Essential for efficient processing of 16S rRNA): MTAYYTVGVVTKPHGLRGEVRVYPRTDFPEERFSPGSRLWLRPPGSEPVAELEVRSGRQHQNLWIVGFKGYHAISDVESWRGYELCVPEDMLHPLPEGAYYYHQLVGLEVISDEGEPLGVLAEVWTPGANDVYVVRKPGQPDLLLPAIRDVILSVDLEARRMTVHLLPGLRDGEEDE, translated from the coding sequence GTGACGGCGTACTACACCGTGGGTGTGGTCACCAAGCCGCACGGCCTTCGCGGAGAGGTGCGCGTGTATCCGCGGACGGACTTTCCCGAGGAGCGATTTTCGCCGGGTTCCAGGTTGTGGCTGCGTCCGCCAGGATCCGAGCCAGTGGCGGAGCTCGAGGTGCGAAGCGGACGGCAGCACCAAAATCTGTGGATTGTCGGATTTAAGGGGTATCACGCGATCTCGGACGTCGAATCGTGGCGCGGCTATGAACTGTGCGTCCCGGAGGACATGCTCCACCCGCTCCCCGAGGGGGCGTACTACTATCATCAATTGGTCGGCCTTGAGGTGATCTCGGACGAAGGCGAGCCGCTCGGCGTCCTGGCCGAAGTGTGGACGCCAGGTGCCAACGATGTGTATGTCGTGCGGAAGCCGGGGCAGCCAGATCTGTTGCTCCCGGCGATTCGAGACGTGATTTTGTCGGTGGACCTCGAAGCGCGCCGTATGACGGTTCATCTTCTGCCTGGCCTTCGGGACGGCGAGGAGGACGAGTGA